ACGTCGAGGACGACGACGCGCCGGGCGAGCTGGGCGAGTCCTGGGAAGTGGTGCGCGGCACGAACGGCGTGACCGGCTTCGTCGGAACCGCCACGCGCCCCGTCCCGCTCTCTCCCGAGGAAGTGCAGCGTCTGCTGGCCTCGGTGGGTGTCGCGGCGCAGCCGGTCGTCGAGGAAGCGCCCCGCGTCAAGGTGGACTTCAAGGCCGGCGACATGGTGCGCGTCACGGGCGGTCCCTTCGCGGACTTCAGCGGCGTCATCAGCGAGGTCAACATTCCGCAGGCGAAGGTCAAGGTGCTTGTCAGCATCTTCGGCCGTGAAACGCCGGTCGAACTCGACTTCGGTCAGGTCGCCAAGTAAGTCCAGCAGTCTCAGTCAGGACCACGGTCGCCCCGCGCGCCGCACACCTTGGCAAACAGGGTGACCGTGGAGTAAAATCGAAAAGTTGCTGTCAATCCACCCCAGGGTGGACGCGCAGAACTTAGCGTCAGCACCCCGGCCCGCGCCCCCGCGGCCGGCCTGGGGGAGCTAAGGAGGAATGCATGAAAAAAGTCGCAGGTTTAGTCAAACTGCAACTCCCGGCGGGTAAGGCCACTCCGGCCCCCCCCGTGGGTCCCGCGCTCGGTCAGTACGGCGCGAACATCATGGAGTTCACGAAGGCGTTCAACGCGATGACGGCCGACAAGGGTGACGCGATCATCCCCGTCGAGATCACCATCTTCGCCGACCGCTCCTTCACCTTCATCACCAAGACCCCCCCCATGAGCTACCTGATCCGCAAGGCCGCCGGCCTGCAGAAGGGCAGCGCGACCCCCAACAAGGCCAAGGTCGGCAAGCTCAGCTGGGAGCAGGTCCTGGAAATCGCCAAGACCAAGATGCCCGACCTGAACGCCGGCAGCGTCGAAGCCGCCGCGAACACCGTCGCCGGCACCGCCCGCTCCATGGGCGTGACCATCGAGGGGGCCCCGAATGCCTAAGCACGGTAAGCGTTACGAGGCGCTGATCGCCAAGGTGGACCGCAACAAGCAGTACACCATCGACG
This is a stretch of genomic DNA from Deinococcus depolymerans. It encodes these proteins:
- the rplK gene encoding 50S ribosomal protein L11 — its product is MKKVAGLVKLQLPAGKATPAPPVGPALGQYGANIMEFTKAFNAMTADKGDAIIPVEITIFADRSFTFITKTPPMSYLIRKAAGLQKGSATPNKAKVGKLSWEQVLEIAKTKMPDLNAGSVEAAANTVAGTARSMGVTIEGAPNA
- the nusG gene encoding transcription termination/antitermination protein NusG — protein: MGIEWYAVHTYVGQEDRVESQLMDRASKLGMRGTKIFQVLQPTEEAVELRDGGKKETVKRKLFPGYVFVQMDVEDDDAPGELGESWEVVRGTNGVTGFVGTATRPVPLSPEEVQRLLASVGVAAQPVVEEAPRVKVDFKAGDMVRVTGGPFADFSGVISEVNIPQAKVKVLVSIFGRETPVELDFGQVAK